In a single window of the Acyrthosiphon pisum isolate AL4f chromosome X, pea_aphid_22Mar2018_4r6ur, whole genome shotgun sequence genome:
- the LOC100573675 gene encoding uncharacterized protein LOC100573675, producing MFIEDKIKNTITVSPCNRDIHVTCLEPRQSVKKSFSIKMVKRVTTFEWLPERRKCQEFTIMLFSITIWCSMLIACLVKAIEFFVEAKDENSFSNGLVMSTIAIIMAVILWFWIIIFSSIWKRMNMVIHMHKNKNYLKIADDINTAFAV from the exons agGATAAAATTAAGAACACAATCACAGTATCGCCATGTAACCGTGACATCCACGTGACGTGCCTCGAACCAAGGCAATCTGTAAAAAAATCTTTCTCTATTAAGATGGTTAAACGTGTAACAACATTCGAG TGGTTGCCGGAGAGAAGAAAATGCCAAGAGTTtacgataatgttattttccATAACAATATGGTGTTCTATGCTCATAGCATGTTTGGTGAAAGCCATAGAATTTTTCGTTGAAGCAAAGGATGAAAATTCATTTTCCAACGGGCTAGTCATGTCCACAATCGCAATTATAATGGCTGTCATATTGTGGTTTTGGATCATAATTTTTTCATC gATATGGAAGCGTATGAACATGGTAATACACATGCACAAGAACAAGAACTATTTGAAAATAGCCGATGATATCAACACTGCATTTGCTGTTTGA
- the LOC103310093 gene encoding uncharacterized protein LOC103310093 encodes MLKRSLLADINKVFDPLGFISPVLAKGKIFVQQLSLLKLGWDTRLPKELQNNSFYGELSALEALRIPRRLMYSHEHIELHRFSHVSQEAYGTCVYVKTTDDHGQVTVLLYMPKSRVAPTKQTTIARLELRGAVLLMEIIVDVVDELKRMDIQVNQSSVMLRTDSTIVLAWMRTIKVLCCEQSHSILDHSVQSRWKHVPTNQNSADIISR; translated from the coding sequence ATGTTGAAACGATCCCTACTCGcggatataaataaagtttttgatCCATTAGGATTCATTTCACCGGTGTTGGCCAAGGGAAAAATATTCGTACAACAGTTGAGTCTTTTAAAACTGGGTTGGGACACACGTTTACCGAAAGAACTGCAGAACAATAGCTTTTATGGTGAGCTAAGTGCACTGGAAGCATTAAGGATTCCACGCAGATTGATGTATTCACATGAGCACATAGAGCTGCATAGGTTTAGTCATGTATCTCAAGAAGCATACGGTACCTGTGTATATGTAAAAACCACAGATGATCACGGACAAGTTACTGTGTTGTTGTATATGCCTAAGTCACGAGTGGCACCAACTAAGCAAACAACCATTGCGAGACTAGAGTTGCGTGGCGCTGTATTGCTGATGGAAATAATTGTGGACGTAGTTGATGAACTAAAACGAATGGACATTCAAGTCAATCAATCGAGTGTAATGTTGCGTACAGATTCTACTATAGTCCTAGCTTGGATGAGAACCATTAAAGTCTTATGTTGCGAACAGAGTCACTCGATTCTTGACCATTCTGTTCAGTCTCGATGGAAACACGTTCCAACCAACCAAAACTCAGCAGACATAATCTCCAGATGA